The following coding sequences are from one Triticum aestivum cultivar Chinese Spring chromosome 5A, IWGSC CS RefSeq v2.1, whole genome shotgun sequence window:
- the LOC123104406 gene encoding CDGSH iron-sulfur domain-containing protein NEET: MATLFCAAAATSCRLAFPLAVPAPAPGLGRGRARRGTVAVRAEADTAAAGTGINPAIRKEEAKVVDTVLAGELSKPLTPYCRCWRSGTFPLCDGSHVKHNKATGDNVGPLLVKK, from the exons ATGGCGACCCTGTTCTGCGCGGCCGCTGCCACCTCGTGCCGTCTCGCCTTCCCGCTTGCCGTGCCGGCGCCGGCGCCAGGCCTTGGCCGCGGCCGGGCCCGACGCGGCACGGTGGCGGTGCGTGCGGAGGCAGACACCGCCGCTGCTGGGACCGGGATAAACCCGGCCATCCGGAAGGAGGAGGCCAAGGTGGTCGACACCGTCCTGGCCGGGGAGCTCTCCAAGCCGCTCACCCCGTACTGCCG GTGCTGGAGATCGGGAACATTTCCACTGTGTGATGGAAGCCATGTGAAGCACAACAAAGCAACGGGTGATAATGTAGGGCCCTTGCTTGTTAAGAAGTAG